The genomic region GAATCCCCGTGGGCTGCGTTGCCGGCGCCAGCGGGGCGGATGCAAGGCGCGGCGACGAGGCGATGCAATGGAGAGCATCGTCAAGGAGCCGCTACGCAGCAGACGCCCCGCTGGCGCCGCAACCCGAAGGGACGCTGCGGCTTCTGGCCGCACGCGTTGTCGCACCTCGTCGGCGATGCGCTCCGTTGCATCGCCTCCTCCGTGCTTCTAGCCTGCGGCCAGAATCGCAGGCGTCGCAGCCTCACGCGGATTCTTGGACAGGCTCCTAGAGAGGGCCGGCCGATGGGGCCGCCCAGGAGCCGGACGAGCAGACCTTGGTTTGGACAGCGAAAGGAGCGTGCGCCATGAGCGATGAGAGCAAGTGCCCGGTGACGGGGATGACGCGCGGACACGCGGCGGCCAGGGGCACGACGAACCGCGATTGGTGGCCGAACCAGTTGAACCTCCAGATCCTTCACCAGCACTGCGCCAAGAGCAGCCCGATGGGCGGGGAGTTCAACTACGCCGCGGAGTTCAAGAAGCTGGACCTGGCGGCCGTGAAGAAGGACCTCTACGCGCTGATGACCGACTCGCAGGACTGGTGGCCGGCCGACTGGGGGCACTACGGGCCCCTCTTCATCCGCATGGCCTGGCACAGTGCCGGCACCTACCGCATCAGCGACGGGCGCGGCGGGGCCGGCTCCGGCAGCCAGCGCCTCGCGCCCCTCAACAGTTGGCCCGACAACGTGAACCTCGACAAGGCGCGCCGCCTGCTCTGGCCGATCAAGCAGAAGTACGGCCGAAAGCTGTCCTGGGCCGACCTGATGATCCTCGCCGGCAACTGCGCCCTGGAGTCCATGGGCTTCAAGACCTTCGGCTTCGGCGGCGGGCGCGTGGACGTTTATGAGCCGGAGGAGGACATCTACTGGGGCTCCGAGACCAAGTGGCTGGACGACAAGCGCTACTCGGGCGACCGCGACCTCGAGAATCCCCTCGCCGCCGTGCAGATGGGCCTGATCTACGTGAACCCGGAGGGGCCCAATGGCAACCCGGATCCCGTCGCCTCCGGCCGGGACGTCCGCGAGACCTTCGCACGCATGGCGATGAACGACGAGGAGACCGTCGCGCTGGTGGCCGGCGGGCACACCTTCGGCAAGTGCCACGGCGCCGGCCCCGCGACCCACGTGGGGCCGGAGCCGGAGGCCGCCCCCATCGAGCAGCAGGGCCTCGGCTGGAAGAGCAGCTTCCGCAGCGGCAAGGGCGGCGACACCATCGGCAGCGGTCTCGAGGGCGCCTGGAAGCCGAACCCGACCCACTGGGACATGGGCTATCTGACCATGCTGTTCAAGTACGACTGGGAGCTGGTGAAGAGCCCGGCCGGCGCGAATCAGTGGCTGGCCAAGGACGTAGCCGAAGAGGACATGATCGTGGACGCGCACGACCCGTCGAAGAGGCGCCGCCCGATGATGACCACGGCCGACCTCTCGCTTCGCTTCGACCCGATCTACGAGCCCATCGCGCGGGACTATCTCAGGAACCCCAGGAAGTTCGCTGACGCCTTTGCCCGGGCCTGGTTCAAGCTGACGCACCGCGACATGGGCCCGAAGTCGCGCTACCTCGGCCCGGAGGTCCCGGCCGAGGACCTGATCTGGCAGGACCCGGTGCCCGCCGTGGACCACAAGCTGGTGAACGCCCGAGACATCGTGGACCTGAAGAAGAGGATTCTCGCCTCGGGTCTCTCGATCTCGCACCTGATCTCGACCGCCTGGGCGTCGGCCTCCACCTTCCGCGGCTCCGACAAGCGTGGCGGGGCAAATGGCGCACGCATTCGCCTTGCCCCGCAAAAGGACTGGGAGGTCAATCAACCCGCTCAACTGAAGAAGGTGCTGCGAGTGCTCGGAAGAATCCAAAGGGAGTTCAACCGCGCGCAGAAGGACGGCAAGAAGGTCTCCCTCGCCGACCTGATTGTCCTGGGCGGTTGCGCTGCCGTCGAACTGGCCGCCAGGAATGCCGGCCACAAGGTGACCGTGCCCTTCGCTCCGGGACGCACAGACGCGACGCAGAAGCAGACCGATGCCGCGTCATTCGCCGTCCTCGAACCAAGGGCGGATGGATTCCGCAACTACCTCAAGACCAAGTTCAGCATCGGCGCGGAGCACCTGCTGGTTGACAAAGCGCAGTTGCTCACACTGACTGCCCCCGAGATGACGGTGCTGGTCGGCGGCCTGCGCGTGCTGGGTGCGAACGTTGGCGGGTCGCAACACGGCGTCTTCACCCGACGGCCGGGCACACTGACGAACGACTTCTTCGTGAACCTGCTGGACATGGGCACAGAGTGGCGGCCGGCGTCGGGCGCGGACGACGTGTTCGAGGGCCGTGATCGCACCACGGGCGAGCTCAGGTGGACTGGCACCCGTGTGGACCTTATCTTCGGCGCGAACTCCCAGCTCCGCGCCATCGCGGAGGTCTACGGGAGCGCCGATGCCCAGGGGAAGTTCGTACATGACTTCGTGGCGGCCTGGAACAAGGTCATGAACCTCGACCGCTTTGATCTCGCCTGATCTGGGCGAGCGAGTGCTTGAAGGGCATTGAACCGAGGGAACGGGCGCGGAGAGGGCCGCCGAAGCCCATTGCGCGCTTGGGCCCCGCACCTTCGGGGTAGGTGGCGACAGCCACGTGCCTCGCGGTCATCCATCTCTCGCACGCGGGACATGCCGGAATCAGGACAGGCACTGTTTCCTTCTTCCCTTGAGAGGTCCCCAGCTCTCCTGAGTGCCCCCTTCTTGGTCAGGGTCCTGAGGACGACGGGATTGTCACGCTTTCGCGCGAAAGCGCGACAATCCCCGTCGCCTCTGCGCCCCCTCTGGGGCGGCCGCCGGCGCGGGTTGCTCACGCCTCGAAGCCCCTATCTCGCAATCCTCTCTTTCCAACTCTCGCTCGCCTTTCGAAGCAGGAGCTTCCCAAACGGCATCCCCAAGCCGGAGCCTGGAGACGACAGCGAACGTGCGATTGTCCCTGGCTTAGAGAGGGGCGCAGGGGTGGCCACGCAGCCGCGGGGCAGTTGTCCATTCTTGCTCAATCCTGTGGGGAGAGGGTGAGCAAGTATGGGTGGAATGGCGAGAAGGGGCTATTCTAGAGGCTCCGGCCATACTGATCGTGTCCGGGTGGTGAGCAAGTATGGCTGAACAGGCGAGAACGGGCGATTCTCGCTGTCCGGCGTAGGACGAGCGCCGAAGGGGCGTTCGGCGTCGGGGGTGGACGGCCGGAGTCCTGCCGGGGCGCGCGGATTCGGCCCGAGAGTGGCTCAAGGGAGCCTGGGCTCTGGGGGCAGCAACTGGAAGAGCGCGACCTCGCCTGGGCCGAGCTTGATGGGGCCGAGGAGAGAGCCTGCCTTGTCGGTGCGGGTGGGGGGCGAACTACCGGTCAGCAGGTCGGTGGCGGCCGTGACCGGCTCGGATTCGAGGGCGACGGTGCGTGGCTGAGCGGTGGTGTTCCAGGCGTAAGCCAGGATGGCCGAGCCGTCGCGAACCGCACGGCACTCGATGCCGCCAGGGGCGCCCTCGAGGCTGACCAGGCGGACCAGGGGCTGAATGTGCGCGCGGGCGGCGATGATGCGCAGGACCAGGGCAAGATCCTCGGGCGCCAGGGGCATGGCGAGGTAGGTCACCGAGCCCTTGCCCCGAGTGTACGTGGCAATCGCAGGTGCCCCGTCCGGATAGGTCGCGAGCAGTTGATGGGAGACGTTCACCTTGATGTTCTGGCGCAGTCCCGTGGCTCGCAGCGGGCGTTTGATGGAGGCCAGAAATCCGCCCGGGGCGGGAACCAGGTCGGCGACGGGGCAATCGGCCATGACCAGGTCGTCGAGGCCGCCGCCGAGGTCGGGGCGCGGCCTGGCGCTGTACGATGGCCGCCGGGTCTCGGGGGCCTCGATGCCGAAGCGCTCGAGGTAGTCGGCCTCCCGGCCGCGCTCGTCGCAGACGAACGATTCCGCGATGATGACCAGGTGGCCGCCCAGCTCCACGAAGTCCATCAGGTTGCGCACCACGTTCTCTTCCTCTGCGTGCGCGGCGGGGATGATGAGGAGGCGGACGTCCCCCCAGCGCAGCGCGGCGATGTCGGCGCTGGTGAGGAAGGTGACGCCGAGGTCGAGGCACCGGGCCGCCTGGTAGGCACGGGCCACCTCGTGTGTGTACGGCGTCTGGGATGCCTGCACCGCCCACGCGGGCGCGAGGCGCAGCGAGGCCTTTGAGTAGAGGAGCCCAAGGGGGCGGGGCGCCCGGGCGAGACGGGCGCACTGAGGGGCCAGGCGGCGGGCGTCGAGGGCGTTGCGGAGGAGCCACTCGGCCTCGCGGATGGCTTGGGGGCTGGCCAGCGGCTCGGCAGGCCACGATGGGACGCGAACCGCTGCGCACCCGTGGAGTTGCTGGGGGATCAGATGGGCTGCGCCGGATGTCAGGGCAGGCGCCACCACGGCCCGCTTGCGGGCCGCGAGGGCAAAGGCCAGATCGGTTTCCATCGTGCTGGCGCCGCTGACCTCCAGAACATCGAGCGCGGGCGCCAAAGCCTCCGGGTCCACGCCGCTGAGGGTGAAGCTGCCTGCGAATGCGTAGCGGAAGAGCGGGAGGCCGAGGGCGGAGCCGGGAACGGCGGTGCGGACGCGCGCGGCTGCGGCGCGGGTGTGCTGGGAGAAGCGCTCGCTGTTGAAGGCCGCAAAGTCGCACCAGCGGGAAGCGGTAGCTCCCGCCTGGTCCGGCGCCGGCAGCATGGCAGCGGCGAAGTCCGCGTTCTCCATTCCCCAGACAAGGCGAAGCGTGTTGACAGATTTGTAGTGCCCCTTCAGCCAGGCCACGAAGCTCGCACGGGAGAGGTCCGAGTAGTCCGTATAGAAGGGGGCCTCGCCAAGGGAGATGTAGAGCGGACGGGCGCCCGGGGGCCAGGCGGCGACGGCGCTGGAGGTCTCCGCGGCAATCGCGCGCTGGATGGCGGGATGGTCGAGGCAGATCAGGCAGCCCTCTGCGACGAAGCCGCCTGCGGGGCGGTCCCAGCCGACCCGGCGACTCGTCGGCTCGGCGGCGTGGATGCGCGCGATCTCCGACGCATCCAGTGTCTCGCGGGTGACGCCCGCGAGGGCAGGCAGGGAGCGGCGGAGTTCGCCTCGGGCGAAGAACGGCTCCACAGCCGTGGGGCAGCGGTCGGTGGCCACGGGGAACACCACCTGGTCGCCCTCGTGGCAGAATCCATCGCGGAAGGTCAGTCGCGCCAGCTCGGGTGCGGGGGGCACCGGCGGGCGACGGGCCTCCGCGCCCGTCTCGATGGCCTCCCGCGCTCGAACCGAGCTCTGGTAGATGTAGTCCAGAATATCGTCGCGGCCGTCCGCCTGGGAATCCAGCTCCACCAGCACCTGACGTTCGACCGTGAGCGGGATTCGCAGGTAGATGCCCTGCCCGCCGTGGCCCTCCGCCTTCGAGCAGGCGCGTTCGAGGTCGTCGAGCGCCGCGAGCGTACGCGCGACGCGAGCGGGCGCGCCGGCGAAGCACGCCGCGCCAACCATGAAGAACGCGATAGGAAGCGAGAGTCTCATGCCTGTGGGCATCACTGAACGCCTGTTCTACGGGGATAACCTCTGCCCGACGGGATGGCGAAACGGGGACTGCGAGTCGGGCAGTTGGTTTACCTAAGTATATGCGGCAGTTCGCGAGGAGTCAACTGGCGTCCTGGCACGCGGCATGCTACATTGGCGAATGGCGGTTCATAGCCTACGTGAGGATGAGGAGCATCGAACATGGGGAACCCAGGCAGCGAGACCCCAGGGATTGGGGACGCGTATCAGCGAGCGACCAAGTACCAGCGCGGGCCCGGCCGCCTGGCGCCCGAGGCCCGCGCCGCAGCGGCGGAGGGCTCCGAGACGCTGCCCCCGCCGCAGACGACGGGAGGGCGGGGCCTCTGGGATGTGCTCCTGATGCGCCGCTCGGTGCGCGACTTCCGCCGCGACGCCCTGAGCCGCGAGCAGCTTGCGCAACTCCTGTGGGCCACCCAAGGAGTCACGGCTAGGCACCACGGGCACGCCTTCCGCGCCGCGCCCTCGGCGGGCGCCTGCTACCCAATTGACACCTACGTGATCGTGCACCGCGTGGAGGGTCTGGCAGCCGGCCTGTACCGCTACAACGTGGAGGCAGGCACGCTCGAGCGCCTGCGAGCCGGGGACCTCTCGGACGCGATTGCCGCGGCCTGCCTGGAGCAGGACATGGCGGGCGAGGCCGCCGTGGTGTTCGCCTGGGCGGCCGTGCCGGAGCGCTCCAAGCAGCGATATCGCCAGCGTGCGTATCGCTACATATACATGGATGCAGGGCATATTGGCGAGAACCTGCACCTCGCCGCCGTGGCCATGGGCCTCGGGTGCTGCGCCATTGGGGCCTTCTTCGACGACGAGGTGAACGCAATCCTCGGCCTGGATGGCCAGGAGGCCACCGCGGTGTATCTCTCTGTGGTTGGGATACCTGCGTGATTCCCGGCGATCTGCGCGTTGACTTGCCCGGGGCCGATCTGATATACTGATGCCCGGCGAGTCAAACCGCATGAAGGGGCGGTGATGGGGAACCCAGCCAGGGCTACGTACGTAGACGCCCAGCTATACGCCATGCTCCAGGCAGTGCAGAAGCGCATGGCCCGGGACCCCGGCTGGCAGGTGGTGGCCCGTGGACGCGACTGGCTCTGCCCCTACTGCGGCGAGATAGGGTTCAGCGAGTACGACCCGCAGAAGGCCCCCCGCAGAGTCCTCAAGCACCTGGTGCAGGAGTGCCCTCACTGGGGCGAGGAGGTCGGCACACGGTTCAGCGTGCGCCAGCTCCAGGTCAAGGCCCGCCGCCTCGAGATCGAGGACCTGCTGCGGACCAGCCGCGCCTGGCGCCTGACCGACGCGACCGGGAGCTGGTACTGCCCGTATTGCGCCGAGGCCACCTCGGTGATGTGGCGCCCCGATGCCGGGTCGCCCTCGCCCCCCGCAGAGGACGTGCACGCGCACCTGGAAACCTGCCCCGCAAACCGCGATGGCCACGAGCCATACCCTGCCGATTTCCTCAGCGCCATCATCCACGACGTGGACAAGTACCGCCAGTACGTGGTCGCCGTGCGGTGCAGGATGGAACGCGAACCCGCCTGGCGCGAGGCCGATAGCCAGGGGCGATGGATC from Planctomycetota bacterium harbors:
- a CDS encoding SagB/ThcOx family dehydrogenase is translated as MGNPGSETPGIGDAYQRATKYQRGPGRLAPEARAAAAEGSETLPPPQTTGGRGLWDVLLMRRSVRDFRRDALSREQLAQLLWATQGVTARHHGHAFRAAPSAGACYPIDTYVIVHRVEGLAAGLYRYNVEAGTLERLRAGDLSDAIAAACLEQDMAGEAAVVFAWAAVPERSKQRYRQRAYRYIYMDAGHIGENLHLAAVAMGLGCCAIGAFFDDEVNAILGLDGQEATAVYLSVVGIPA
- a CDS encoding beta-galactosidase encodes the protein MPTGMRLSLPIAFFMVGAACFAGAPARVARTLAALDDLERACSKAEGHGGQGIYLRIPLTVERQVLVELDSQADGRDDILDYIYQSSVRAREAIETGAEARRPPVPPAPELARLTFRDGFCHEGDQVVFPVATDRCPTAVEPFFARGELRRSLPALAGVTRETLDASEIARIHAAEPTSRRVGWDRPAGGFVAEGCLICLDHPAIQRAIAAETSSAVAAWPPGARPLYISLGEAPFYTDYSDLSRASFVAWLKGHYKSVNTLRLVWGMENADFAAAMLPAPDQAGATASRWCDFAAFNSERFSQHTRAAAARVRTAVPGSALGLPLFRYAFAGSFTLSGVDPEALAPALDVLEVSGASTMETDLAFALAARKRAVVAPALTSGAAHLIPQQLHGCAAVRVPSWPAEPLASPQAIREAEWLLRNALDARRLAPQCARLARAPRPLGLLYSKASLRLAPAWAVQASQTPYTHEVARAYQAARCLDLGVTFLTSADIAALRWGDVRLLIIPAAHAEEENVVRNLMDFVELGGHLVIIAESFVCDERGREADYLERFGIEAPETRRPSYSARPRPDLGGGLDDLVMADCPVADLVPAPGGFLASIKRPLRATGLRQNIKVNVSHQLLATYPDGAPAIATYTRGKGSVTYLAMPLAPEDLALVLRIIAARAHIQPLVRLVSLEGAPGGIECRAVRDGSAILAYAWNTTAQPRTVALESEPVTAATDLLTGSSPPTRTDKAGSLLGPIKLGPGEVALFQLLPPEPRLP
- the katG gene encoding catalase/peroxidase HPI; this encodes MSDESKCPVTGMTRGHAAARGTTNRDWWPNQLNLQILHQHCAKSSPMGGEFNYAAEFKKLDLAAVKKDLYALMTDSQDWWPADWGHYGPLFIRMAWHSAGTYRISDGRGGAGSGSQRLAPLNSWPDNVNLDKARRLLWPIKQKYGRKLSWADLMILAGNCALESMGFKTFGFGGGRVDVYEPEEDIYWGSETKWLDDKRYSGDRDLENPLAAVQMGLIYVNPEGPNGNPDPVASGRDVRETFARMAMNDEETVALVAGGHTFGKCHGAGPATHVGPEPEAAPIEQQGLGWKSSFRSGKGGDTIGSGLEGAWKPNPTHWDMGYLTMLFKYDWELVKSPAGANQWLAKDVAEEDMIVDAHDPSKRRRPMMTTADLSLRFDPIYEPIARDYLRNPRKFADAFARAWFKLTHRDMGPKSRYLGPEVPAEDLIWQDPVPAVDHKLVNARDIVDLKKRILASGLSISHLISTAWASASTFRGSDKRGGANGARIRLAPQKDWEVNQPAQLKKVLRVLGRIQREFNRAQKDGKKVSLADLIVLGGCAAVELAARNAGHKVTVPFAPGRTDATQKQTDAASFAVLEPRADGFRNYLKTKFSIGAEHLLVDKAQLLTLTAPEMTVLVGGLRVLGANVGGSQHGVFTRRPGTLTNDFFVNLLDMGTEWRPASGADDVFEGRDRTTGELRWTGTRVDLIFGANSQLRAIAEVYGSADAQGKFVHDFVAAWNKVMNLDRFDLA